One Onthophagus taurus isolate NC chromosome 11, IU_Otau_3.0, whole genome shotgun sequence genomic window carries:
- the LOC111424206 gene encoding phospholipase A1-like — protein sequence MMKIFAISFLIFYFQLINSNANGATYQENCLSIVLKGGCPHKDVTFWLYNKNAQNYLLDEFNITSISNAPWVPNTKTVLILHGYAKNKSVEPNMWLRPEYMIKGYNIISADYPKAVPAPCEVQSAENVRKIGKCTAVFIETLLSKTNGTVELNKLLVVGSNLGTHVAGKAGSELKKKKITLNRIVGLDPPFTLFHGPLSLITKNSANFVMIIHTNKFDFGNPEFTGHVDFVVNYGSFQQYCLEETGPVVCNDMASRYYAESINSKMFFCGVSLDKKKYAIMGENTPDGTTGVYFVITNPTAPFAMDSTCPST from the exons atgatgaaaatattCGCAATTTCTTTCCTCA ttttttattttcaattaattaattcgaaCGCAAATGGAGCAACATatcaagaaaattgtttaagtaTTGTGTTAAAAGGTGGATGTCCGCATAAAGACGTAACTTTTTGGCTATACAATAAAAACGCacagaattatttattagacGAATTTAATATAACAAGTATTTCTAACGCTCCTTGGGTTCCAAATACTAAAAccgttttaattttacatggttatgctaaaaataaatcagtaGAACCCAATATGTGGCTTAGACCTG aatataTGATAAAAGGCTATAATATAATCTCCGCTGATTATCCGAAAGCTGTACCAGCTCCTTGTGAGGTGCAATCAGCGGAAAATGTTcgtaaaattggaaaatgtaCCGCTGTTTTTATAGAAACACTTTTAAGCAAAACCAACGGTACAGtcgaattaaataaattacttgtAGTCGGGTCTAACCTAGGCACACATGTTGCTGGAAAGGCGGgaagtgaattaaaaaaaaagaagattacTTTAAATAGAATAGTGG GTCTTGATCCACCGTTTACTTTATTTCACGGCCCTTTAAGTTTAATAACCAAGAATTCAGCAAACTTCGTTATGATAATCCATACAAACAAGTTTGATTTTGGAAATCCAGAATTTACTGGTCACGttgattttgttgttaattatgGTTCCTTTCAACAATATTGCCTTGAAGAAACAGGTCCAGTAG tGTGTAATGATATGGCATCACGGTATTATGCGGAATCAATTAATTCCAAAATGTTCTTTTGTGGGGTATCTttagataaaaagaaatatgctATAATGGGAGAAAATACTCCAGATGG gacGACTGgagtttattttgtaataactaATCCTACTGCACCATTTGCTATGGATTCTACTTGTCCTTCAACATAA
- the LOC111424121 gene encoding vesicular glutamate transporter 1 yields the protein MPGFSSFNAIKSNAYSWTTGRYEEFDVKSKDANEPADDRSPSSISEVERPPLRHIDKYIAPECPCLSKRFTVALLACMGFIVMFGMRCNMGLAKLELKKIENTTLSSVDSSIFWGYLVTQVPGGFLATKYPANRLFGGAIGISCLLNFFVPPTLIEAPHLLMCIRVLQGLVEGVTYPSCHGIWRYWAPPLERSKLATLAFCGCYAGVMFGLPIGGILVRHSGWKSPFYFYGFLGITWYLFWIWLVFEKPSKHPTIENRELHYIQSSLGENTSAPPTTFANIPWKCFFTSLPVWAIFVANFCRSWNFYLLVLFQASFVSDVYSIEIEENALLGALPHLLMTIIVPAGGVLADHLRKKGTLTTTQVRKLFNCGGFGMEATFFLVVAFSGTISVAITALTIGVAFSGFAISGFNVNHLDIAPKYASILMGLSNGIGTIAGCICPLVVHKLTDGVTNLKERSDHWSAVFILAACVHFFGVAFYGIFASGELQPWADSDAQEQSQWNPMDETVQMKKSSSLQTNGLLQTQMSANPTYGTVEPPNQQPKFPPPSYPAPPTPPSQAPPPVVNAANPFLTGSNPFRSESVQPQAEDTYLHGTIADRTY from the exons gacAACTGGTAGATATGAAGAATTTGATGTAAAGAGTAAAGATGCAAATGAACCCGCAGATGATAGAAGCCCGTCAAGTATATCAGAAGTTGAAAGACCACCCTTACGACATATAGATAAATACATTGCCCCAGAATGTCCTTGTTTATCAAAACGATTTACTGTAGCCCTTTTAGCATGTATGGGATTTATTGTAATGTTTGGGATGAGATGTAATATGGGTTTAGCGAAATTGGAATTGAAGAAAATC gAAAATACGACTTTGTCGTCGGTTGattcatcgattttttgggGATATTTGGTTACTCAAGTACCGGGTGGGTTTTTAGCAACAAAATATCCTGCGAATCGTCTTTTTGGTGGCGCGATAGGAATATCTTGTTTGCTAAATTTTTTCGTACCACCTACGTTAATAGAAGCACCTCATCTTTTAATGTGTATTAGGGTTTTACAAGGACTGGTTGAG GGTGTAACATATCCTTCTTGCCATGGTATTTGGAGATATTGGGCACCACCTTTAGAACGATCGAAATTAGCTACTTTAGCGTTTTGTGGGTGTTATGCTGGGGTAATGTTCGGTTTACCAATAGGAGGGATTTTGGTGAGACATTCCGGATGGAAATCgccgttttatttttatggttttcttGGGATAACTTGGTATTTGTTTTGGATTTGGTTGGTGTTTGAGAAACCAAGTAAACATCCGACTATTGAAAATCGAGAATTACATTATATTCAAAGTTCGTTGGGCGAGAACACTTCAGCACCTCCAACTACTTTTGCTAATATCCCTTGGAAATGTTTTTTCACTTCGCTGCCAGTTTGGGCTATTTTCGTTGCTAATTTCTGTAGATCttggaatttttatttattagttttatttcaagcATCGTTTGTAAGCGATGTTTATTCAATAGAAATCGAAGAg aatgcTCTTCTCGGCGCACTGCCTCATTTACTAATGACTATAATAGTACCAGCTGGGGGAGTTTTAGCTGATCACTTGCGAAAAAAAGGGACTTTAACGACAACGCaagtaagaaaattatttaattgcgGTGGATTTGGAATGGAAGCAACATTCTTCCTCGTGGTAGCTTTCTCAGGAACAATTTCCGTTGCTATTACAGCGTTAACAATCGGCGTAGCATTTTCAGGATTTGCCATCTCTGGTTTTAACGTTAACCATTTAGATATTGCCCCGAAATATGCGAGTATATTAATGGGGTTATCTAATGGAATTGGGACGATAGCCGGTTGTATTTGCCCGTTAGTTGTACATAAATTAACTGATGgagtaacaaatttaaaagag CGATCGGATCATTGGAGTGCGGTTTTTATCCTCGCCGCTTGCGTTCATTTCTTCGGCGTCGCTTTTTATGGTATTTTCGCTTCCGGTGAATTACAACCATGGGCTGATTCTGATGCTCAAGAACAAAGCCAATGGAATCCTATGGATGAAACTGTTCAAATGAAAAAATCATCTTCC cTCCAAACTAATGGTCTGTTGCAAACTCAAATGTCTGCAAATCCAACGTATGGAACGGTTGAACCTCCAAATCAACAACCGAAATTTCCTCCACCCTCTTACCCAGCTCCACCAACTCCACCATCCCAAGCTCCTCCTCCAGTTGTAAACGCTGCGAATCCGTTTTTAACAGGTTCAAACCCATTTAGATCGGAATCAGTTCAACCTCAAGCTGAAGATACATATTTACATGGTACTATAGCTGATagaacatattaa
- the LOC111424199 gene encoding phospholipase A1 member A has translation MIHKIKRSGGLVKCESFVLVCFLLLLYTFTGSSGQKEKEKPSNIQDLYNTSSCIPKPFKCPHRQIEFFLYTRRTQQKPELLNTKDQNSLFNSFFNRHHPTKIIVHGFGGGRNQSPSTDMRDAYFHNGEYNIIIVDYGSLVKEPCLKQMEWAPRFCAKCISQLVRYLTQHPRGIRADDMHMIGYSVGAHIIGLVANYLSPEKDGKLGRITGLDPTIVFYMGNNRSRDLDPSDAHFVDIMHTGAGILGQWGPNGHADFYINGGSSQPGCASDTLFQTLACDHTKVSPYFVESIVTKKGFWSYPCPTLVSYLLGWCNPDKEDYVLMGEHVTHEARGIYYVSTNPSPPFALGYPGKQKRDLFRRKRNV, from the exons AtgatacataaaattaaacgtAGCGGAGGACTAGTGAAATGTGAAAGTTTTGTTTTGGtctgttttcttcttttattatacACATTTACCG GTTCATCGggtcaaaaagaaaaagagaaaccAAGTAACATTCAAGATTTATACAACACAAGTTCATGTATCCCAAAACCATTTAAATGTCCTCATCgtcaaattgaattttttctttacacCAG GCGAACTCAGCAAAAACCGGAACTGTTAAACACCAAAGATCAAAATTCcctttttaattcgttttttaatAGACACCATCCCACAAAAATAATAGTCCATGGATTTGGTGGTGGCCGAAATCAATCGCCAAGTACCGATATGAGAGATGCTTATTTTCATAATGGCGAATATAACATAATCATTGTCGATTATGGAAGTTTAGTCAAAGAACCGTGTTTGAAACAAATGGAATGGGCACCTCGGTTTTGCGCTAAATGTATCTCGCAATTAGTAAGATACTTAACACAACATCCACGGGGAATTCGCGCCGATGATATGCACATGATCGGATATAGTGTTGGGGCTCATATAATTGGATTGGTGGCGAATTATTTGAGCCCGGAAAAAGATGGAAAACTCGGTAGAATCACCGGATTGGATCCTACAATAGTTTTTTATATGGGCAATAATCGATCGAGAGATTTAGATCCGTCGGATGCCCATTTTGTTGATATTATGCATACGGGAGCTGGTATTTTAGGGCAATGGGGTCCAAATGGTCACGCTGACTTCTATATTAATGGTGGTTCTAGTCAACCCGGTTGTGCAAGCGATACTTTATTTc AAACTTTAGCTTGTGACCACACCAAAGTTTCACCTTATTTCGTAGAATCAATAGTTACCAAAAAAGGATTTTGGTCATATCCTTGTCCCACACTGGTCAGTTATCTTTTAGGATGGTGTAATCCCGATAAAGAAGATTATGTTTTAATGGGAGAACATGTTACACATGA AGCACGTGGAATTTATTACGTATCAACGAATCCAAGTCCTCCTTTTGCACTAGGATACCCGGGAAAACAGAAAAGGGATTTATTTAGAAGGAAACGAAATGTTTAA
- the LOC111424180 gene encoding phospholipase A1-like, which produces MKTAAPLHISYFILLFVTLTIEQKRHLTSFRTLACLKLVTISKTCPHPDIKFWLYNNKTTNGFQLNCTNFNKAPFLSYDNNNTKIVFLLNGYNGNLSNFINADIKSNYITSGYDVISVDYSSLVPKPCYVQAVHNVDIIAHCFADFVICMNKFNTTLTKDVHVVGFSLGAQIAGRAGNLLRNDNITLSRLTGLDVAAPLFLVPYVNSTSAKFIDVIHTNGLLFGEPKAIGSVDFYVNEAIIQSACINITDPGNLVLCSHAKSCDYFAESISPTKPYFCGEPFALNKNNGGRNEIMGEHVSLDAKGSYRVKTNSASPYATADSC; this is translated from the exons ATGAAAACCGCTGCCCCATTACACA taagttattttattttgctttttgTCACTTTGACTATAGAGCAAAAACGACATTTAACATCTTTTCGAACTCTTGCCTGCTTAAAGCTTGTAACGATTAGTAAAACATGTCCACATCCTGATATAAAGTTCTGGTTATACAATAA CAAAACAACAAATGGTTTTCAATTAAACTgcacaaattttaataaagccCCATTTCTGTCATATGATAATAACAACACtaaaattgtatttcttttaaatggaTATAACGGAAATTtaagcaattttattaatgcagACATCAAATcaa attacATCACTTCAGGCTACGATGTTATCTCGGTAGATTATTCTTCTTTAGTTCCAAAACCCTGCTATGTACAGGCAGTACATAATGTTGATATAATAGCACATTGTTTTGCGGATTTTGTAATATGCATGAACAAATTCAATACAACTTTAACCAAAGATGTTCACGTTGTTGGATTTAGTTTGGGAGCTCAAATTGCTGGAAGAGCTGGAAATCTTTTAAGAAATGATAATATAACACTTTCAAGATTAACAG GTTTAGATGTTGCTGCGCCACTTTTTCTGGTTCCTTACGTAAATTCAACCAGCGCAAAATTTATAGATGTTATTCATACCAATGGATTATTATTTGGAGAACCGAAAGCAATTGGAAGCGtagatttttatgttaatgaGGCAATTATCCAATCCGCTTGTATAAATATTACTGATCCAGGAA ATTTAGTTTTATGTTCGCATGCAAAGTCGTGTGATTACTTTGCCGAGTCAATTTCACCTACAAAACCTTATTTTTGTGGAGAACCGTTTgccttaaataaaaataacggtggaagaaatgaaataatgGGCGAACATGTCTCTCTTGA TGCTAAAGGAAGCTATCGGGTAAAAACGAACAGTGCATCTCCATACGCAACAGCTGACTCATGTTAA
- the LOC111424065 gene encoding lipase member H-like, with protein MKIFAISFLIFYFQLINSNANGAPYQENCLSIVLKDGCPNKKVTFWLYNKNAQDYLLDEFNATSISNAPWVPNTKTVLILHGYAKNKSVEPNMWLRPEYMIKRYNIISADYPKAVPAPCEVQSAENVRKIGKCTAVFIETLLSKTNGTVELNKLLVVGSNLGTHVAGKAGSELKKKKITLNRIVGLDPPFTLLHGPLSLITKNSANFVMIIHTNRFDLGNVEFTGHVDFVVNYGSFQQYCLEETGPVVCNDMASRYYAESINSKMFFCGVSLDRKKYAIMGENTPDGTTGVYSVITNPTAPFAMDSTCPST; from the exons ATGAAAATATTCGCAATTTCTTTCCTCA ttttttattttcaattaattaattcgaaCGCAAATGGAGCACCATatcaagaaaattgtttaagtaTTGTGTTAAAAGATGGATGTCCGAATAAAAAGGTAACTTTTTGGCTATACAATAAAAACGCACAGGATTATTTATTAGACgaatttaatgcaacaagtaTTTCTAACGCTCCTTGGGTTCCAAATACTAAAAccgttttaattttacatgGTTATGCTAAAAACAAATCAGTAGAACCCAATATGTGGCTAAGACCTG aatataTGATAAAACGCTATAATATAATCTCCGCTGATTATCCGAAAGCTGTACCAGCTCCTTGTGAGGTGCAATCAGCGGAAAATGTTcgtaaaattggaaaatgtaCCGCTGTTTTTATAGAAACACTTTTAAGCAAAACCAACGGTACAGtcgaattaaataaattacttgtAGTCGGGTCTAACCTAGGCACACATGTTGCTGGAAAGGCGGgaagtgaattaaaaaaaaagaagattacTTTAAATAGAATAGTGG GTCTTGATCCACCGTTTACTTTATTGCACGGCCCATTAAGTTTAATAACTAAGAATTCAGCAAACTTCGTTATGATAATCCATACAAATAGGTTTGATCTTGGAAATGTAGAATTTACTGGTCACGttgattttgttgttaattatgGTTCCTTTCAACAATATTGCCTTGAAGAAACAGGTCCAGTAG tGTGTAATGATATGGCATCACGGTATTATGCGGAATCAATTAATTCCAAAATGTTCTTTTGTGGGGTATCTTTAGATAGAAAGAAATATGCTATAATGGGAGAAAATACTCCAGATGG gacGACTGGAGTTTATTCTGTAATAACTAATCCTACTGCACCATTTGCTATGGATTCTACTTGTCCTTCAACATAA